The Corynebacterium poyangense genome includes a window with the following:
- the recA gene encoding recombinase RecA → MAAKKKKSASGPVSGDDRTKALESALAMIEKDFGKGAVMRLGDENRPPVQAISSGNTAIDIALGVGGFPRGRIVEIYGPESSGKTTVALHAIASAQKAGGIAAFIDAEHALDPEYARKLGVDTDALLVSQPDTGEQALEIADMLVRSGAIDIIVVDSVAALTPKAEIEGEMGDSHVGLQARLMSQALRKMTGALYNAGTTAIFINQLREKIGVMFGSPETTTGGKALKFYSSVRCDVRRIQTLKDGQDAIGSRTRLKVVKNKVSPPFKTAEFDILYGEGISRESSLIDLGVENGIIKKSGSWFTYEGDQLGQGKEKVRQYLRSTPELSDEIEKKILTKLGVGPYAKEEEHDELSDDPVDMIPNVDFDDEDAEEA, encoded by the coding sequence ATGGCCGCAAAGAAAAAGAAGAGCGCTTCCGGTCCGGTGAGTGGGGATGACCGGACCAAGGCCTTAGAGTCCGCCTTGGCGATGATAGAAAAAGACTTCGGTAAGGGTGCCGTGATGCGCTTGGGGGACGAAAATAGGCCACCAGTGCAAGCAATTTCTTCCGGAAATACCGCTATTGATATTGCGCTCGGAGTAGGAGGGTTCCCGCGGGGAAGAATCGTTGAGATTTATGGTCCGGAGTCGTCCGGTAAAACCACAGTAGCTCTGCATGCCATCGCATCAGCCCAAAAAGCTGGGGGAATAGCTGCTTTTATCGATGCTGAACATGCTTTGGATCCAGAGTATGCGCGGAAACTCGGTGTTGATACCGATGCGTTACTTGTTTCTCAGCCTGACACCGGTGAACAAGCCCTAGAAATAGCGGATATGCTTGTCCGTTCCGGGGCTATCGACATCATCGTGGTGGACTCCGTAGCTGCGTTGACTCCCAAAGCAGAGATTGAAGGTGAGATGGGGGACAGTCATGTTGGCCTCCAGGCGCGATTGATGAGCCAAGCACTCCGGAAAATGACTGGAGCGCTCTACAATGCTGGAACTACAGCTATTTTTATCAATCAGCTGCGCGAAAAAATTGGGGTGATGTTCGGGTCCCCCGAGACTACTACCGGTGGAAAAGCGCTGAAATTCTATTCCTCTGTTCGATGTGATGTGCGTCGCATTCAAACTCTGAAAGACGGGCAGGACGCCATTGGTAGCCGGACTCGTCTCAAAGTAGTCAAGAATAAAGTATCCCCACCATTTAAAACTGCGGAATTTGACATTCTTTATGGAGAAGGAATTTCCCGTGAATCTTCGCTCATTGATTTAGGCGTAGAGAACGGAATTATTAAGAAATCGGGAAGTTGGTTTACCTATGAGGGGGACCAATTAGGACAAGGGAAAGAAAAGGTACGCCAGTATCTGAGATCTACCCCGGAACTTTCCGATGAAATTGAAAAGAAAATTCTCACCAAACTCGGGGTGGGCCCCTATGCCAAAGAGGAAGAACATGACGAGCTCAGTGACGATCCGGTGGACATGATTCCGAACGTCGATTTTGATGATGAGGACGCTGAGGAAGCCTAA
- a CDS encoding biotin transporter BioY codes for MTNSRPSYTTADLAYITVFAALICVLGFFSIPIGGLGVPIVLQNAGIILAGLVLGGRRGTLTTCLFLIIGIVLPVLAGGRTTLAALAGPTAGYLLGYILSAFVAGIIAYQAPEKKLGRILVFALASIAAVATQYLFGILGLMWRSSLDFTAALIAQGPYILGDIYKLIFVIIIALGVHMAFPDLIRHRSRP; via the coding sequence ATGACTAACTCTCGGCCTTCATATACCACCGCCGACCTAGCGTACATCACTGTTTTCGCCGCACTCATTTGTGTCCTTGGTTTCTTTAGCATCCCCATCGGAGGCCTCGGAGTCCCTATTGTTTTACAAAACGCCGGTATTATCCTCGCTGGATTAGTCCTAGGGGGGCGGCGTGGCACCCTCACCACTTGCCTTTTCCTTATCATCGGCATCGTTTTGCCGGTACTCGCCGGAGGACGCACCACCTTGGCCGCTCTTGCCGGCCCCACCGCTGGATATCTCCTCGGATATATACTGTCTGCTTTCGTGGCCGGGATCATCGCCTACCAGGCTCCGGAAAAGAAGCTAGGTCGAATTCTTGTTTTCGCCCTCGCTAGTATCGCCGCAGTAGCAACGCAATACCTCTTCGGCATCCTTGGCCTCATGTGGCGCAGCAGTCTCGATTTCACCGCCGCTCTTATCGCCCAGGGACCATATATTCTCGGCGATATATACAAGTTAATTTTTGTCATCATTATTGCACTCGGCGTTCATATGGCCTTCCCTGATCTCATTCGACACCGTTCACGCCCCTAA
- a CDS encoding energy-coupling factor ABC transporter ATP-binding protein, whose translation MPEVSFHSVSLQFDDQLILDNLSFRLSEHRIGIIGENGSGKSSLVRLINGLSVATSGEVKVNGLNPARQAKEVRRLVGFIFSDADNQIIMPRVRDDVDFSLRRRGLSRDERQNRVDAVLEQFGLTEIAEQTPHSLSSGQKQLLALASVIVINPDIIIADEPTTLLDLRNRIKISRIFSQLQQQLIVVSHDLDILENFDRILCVDHHRIIADGSPHEVLPFYRTLMTERAS comes from the coding sequence ATGCCTGAAGTTTCTTTTCACTCTGTTTCACTCCAATTCGACGACCAACTCATCCTCGATAACCTCTCCTTTCGCCTGAGCGAACATAGAATCGGCATTATCGGAGAAAATGGAAGTGGTAAGTCATCCCTCGTCCGGCTGATTAATGGTCTTAGTGTTGCCACTTCTGGTGAGGTAAAAGTTAATGGGTTAAACCCCGCCCGCCAAGCCAAAGAAGTTCGACGTCTTGTTGGCTTCATCTTTTCCGACGCAGACAATCAGATCATCATGCCGAGAGTTCGCGATGACGTCGATTTTTCCCTTCGTCGACGTGGACTTTCTCGAGATGAACGCCAAAATCGGGTCGATGCGGTTCTAGAGCAATTTGGGTTGACTGAGATAGCTGAGCAGACTCCACATTCGCTATCTAGTGGGCAAAAGCAATTACTAGCTCTAGCGTCAGTTATTGTCATCAACCCCGATATTATTATCGCCGATGAACCCACGACCCTGTTGGATTTACGCAATAGAATCAAAATCTCTCGAATATTCTCGCAACTACAGCAACAATTAATCGTGGTTAGCCACGATCTTGATATTTTAGAGAATTTCGACCGCATCCTTTGCGTCGATCACCACAGAATTATTGCCGATGGTTCTCCACACGAGGTTCTTCCTTTTTATCGCACTCTGATGACGGAGCGAGCGTCGTGA
- a CDS encoding energy-coupling factor transporter transmembrane component T family protein codes for MNNPPLGVYFPGNSIIHRLTPGPKFLGLIIYILVVTFAISQLRWALVAATIPLAGFIIAKIPLRLALQQLWPPVPLLLTLGAFRWWSSDMFSAALMVTVLFLSIMAAALVTLTTPLTQLMDSLDHTGAPLARLGVPVEAISLAITLTIRLIPVLFLMMSEVLDARKARGAGWSLTAFGVPLMVRCMKKARALGEALQARGVDEDDF; via the coding sequence GTGAATAATCCCCCCTTAGGCGTCTATTTTCCTGGGAATTCGATTATTCATCGACTCACTCCGGGTCCTAAATTCCTCGGGCTTATTATTTATATTCTGGTGGTCACGTTCGCTATTTCTCAGCTGCGGTGGGCGTTGGTAGCGGCAACGATCCCTCTGGCCGGGTTTATCATTGCAAAAATTCCGCTGCGGTTGGCCTTGCAACAACTGTGGCCTCCTGTGCCTCTTCTGCTCACGTTGGGGGCGTTTCGTTGGTGGTCAAGCGATATGTTCTCAGCGGCGTTGATGGTCACCGTGCTGTTCTTATCAATTATGGCTGCAGCTTTGGTGACGTTGACTACTCCGCTAACTCAATTGATGGATTCTCTGGATCACACTGGAGCGCCATTAGCACGGCTCGGTGTTCCCGTCGAAGCGATTTCTTTGGCCATCACGTTGACAATTCGCTTAATTCCAGTCTTGTTCCTTATGATGAGTGAGGTGCTCGACGCAAGAAAAGCTCGTGGCGCGGGATGGTCCTTAACAGCTTTTGGTGTTCCTCTGATGGTTCGTTGCATGAAAAAAGCCCGGGCGCTCGGGGAGGCGCTCCAGGCTCGTGGCGTCGATGAGGACGACTTTTAG
- a CDS encoding helix-turn-helix domain-containing protein: MSTNTALLDTPLKGRIRPEPAPEPLLREALGEALRSFRNDRAITLRELAEKACVSPGYLSELERGRKEVSSELLASVCHALEVSVADVLIEAAGSMALQSVAEELAGV; the protein is encoded by the coding sequence ATGAGTACTAACACTGCACTGCTGGACACCCCCCTCAAGGGGAGAATCAGGCCAGAACCGGCGCCGGAACCATTGCTGCGAGAAGCGTTGGGGGAGGCCTTGAGATCATTTCGGAATGACCGTGCCATTACTCTGCGGGAATTAGCGGAAAAGGCCTGTGTTTCTCCGGGATATTTATCTGAGCTAGAGCGAGGCCGTAAAGAAGTGTCCTCGGAATTACTAGCCTCAGTGTGTCATGCTCTTGAGGTGAGTGTGGCTGATGTTTTAATTGAGGCGGCAGGTTCCATGGCATTGCAATCTGTTGCAGAAGAATTAGCCGGGGTTTAA
- a CDS encoding CinA family protein yields the protein MTSAAELVTELRQRGETVASCESLTAGLFSATLASVPGASAVLRGGLITYATELKHLLAGVPTTILEKDGPVAASTAIAMAQGAQNTCRATWGISLTGVAGPEPQDGHDVGEVWIGVAGPASSIFYHHLHLSSRGSARETREYIRQESVNKGIEFLLDILGTNAVV from the coding sequence ATGACCTCAGCTGCTGAACTTGTTACTGAACTGCGCCAACGTGGTGAAACAGTAGCTAGTTGTGAATCTTTAACCGCTGGATTATTTAGCGCCACTCTCGCCTCAGTACCCGGTGCATCGGCTGTGCTTCGAGGAGGATTAATCACCTATGCCACGGAATTAAAACACCTCCTTGCGGGAGTTCCGACGACAATCTTGGAGAAGGACGGTCCGGTTGCCGCGAGCACCGCTATAGCGATGGCTCAAGGGGCGCAAAATACCTGCCGTGCTACCTGGGGGATTTCGCTTACGGGGGTAGCCGGCCCGGAGCCCCAGGACGGTCACGACGTCGGAGAGGTGTGGATAGGAGTGGCTGGACCGGCGTCGAGCATCTTTTATCACCATCTTCACCTGAGCTCGCGTGGGAGTGCACGAGAAACCCGCGAGTATATTCGTCAGGAGAGCGTCAACAAAGGAATAGAATTTCTTCTCGACATCCTGGGAACAAATGCTGTTGTTTGA
- the pgsA gene encoding CDP-diacylglycerol--glycerol-3-phosphate 3-phosphatidyltransferase, translated as MSNVRGNQVRQSNVNLPNVLTCLRILFVPVFVWLVIRGQGEHLGYRWASFGVFAALMITDKLDGDIARARGIITNFGKIADPIADKALMISALVCLNIIGVLWWWVTIVIVVRELGITFWRMVLLRRGKVVPASRGGKWKTTLQALAVALYLCPLPAWMMWPAHIVMAAALAITVITGIQYLVDSGKQ; from the coding sequence GTGAGCAATGTTCGAGGAAACCAGGTCCGGCAGTCCAATGTGAACCTGCCCAATGTGTTGACCTGTCTGCGGATACTCTTCGTCCCGGTTTTTGTGTGGCTAGTAATTCGCGGACAAGGTGAACACTTGGGGTATCGCTGGGCCAGCTTCGGGGTCTTCGCTGCACTGATGATCACGGACAAACTTGACGGCGATATTGCTCGAGCTAGGGGAATTATCACCAATTTCGGAAAAATAGCTGATCCGATTGCAGATAAAGCCCTCATGATTTCTGCTTTGGTGTGTCTTAACATTATCGGTGTGCTGTGGTGGTGGGTCACCATAGTGATTGTGGTGAGAGAACTAGGTATCACTTTCTGGCGGATGGTGTTACTCAGGCGTGGGAAAGTTGTTCCCGCTAGCCGTGGTGGAAAATGGAAAACCACTCTCCAAGCGTTAGCCGTGGCACTGTATCTGTGCCCCTTACCCGCCTGGATGATGTGGCCCGCCCATATCGTCATGGCAGCCGCGCTGGCAATAACCGTGATTACCGGTATTCAATATCTGGTTGATTCAGGAAAACAATGA
- a CDS encoding YciI family protein, translating to MNYFAVLYHYAADSERIAAIRPEHREFLGELLNQGIVVGSGPYTDGNGGALIIIRLPESATAEDAAELMDRDPFHLKGALSGRDIRPWNPVLNIFGD from the coding sequence ATGAATTATTTTGCTGTGCTGTATCACTATGCTGCAGATTCCGAGCGTATTGCCGCTATTCGCCCTGAACACCGTGAATTCCTCGGCGAATTGCTCAACCAAGGAATCGTGGTGGGTTCCGGGCCCTATACCGATGGAAACGGTGGAGCCTTAATTATTATTCGTCTTCCTGAATCGGCAACCGCAGAAGATGCAGCGGAGCTCATGGACCGCGATCCCTTCCACCTTAAGGGGGCATTGTCAGGCCGCGACATCCGACCCTGGAATCCAGTTCTCAATATTTTTGGGGACTAA
- a CDS encoding TerC family protein yields MEVNALTWVITIAVIIGFFFFDFYSHVRTPHEPSLKESAWWSLFYVALACIFGGFLWLTWGEPGNPHQHGVEFFTGYITEKALSVDNLFIFALIMGSFKIPRKYQQKVLLIGIALALVFRLIFILLGAAVIHAWSDVFYLFGIFLLYTAIKLIWNEVNDTPETDPQDMKVIIWLRKVIPVTENYHADKLALRLAPEAGKSRGKLALTPLVVALVAIGMVDLIFALDSIPAIYGITVEPYIVFTTNAFALLGLRQMYFLLDGLLDRLVYLPYGLGIILGFIGVKLVLHALHENNIPFINGGHDVAVPEVPTVFSLIFILVVLTITVIASVIKSKRDEAQGAIAPQWNTAKTTGEDWPSSA; encoded by the coding sequence ATGGAAGTCAATGCTTTGACATGGGTGATCACCATCGCTGTGATCATCGGTTTTTTCTTTTTCGATTTCTATTCCCACGTCCGCACTCCCCACGAACCCAGCCTGAAAGAATCCGCCTGGTGGTCACTATTCTACGTGGCCTTAGCCTGCATTTTTGGTGGTTTTCTCTGGTTAACATGGGGAGAACCCGGCAATCCCCACCAACATGGAGTGGAATTCTTTACCGGCTATATCACTGAAAAAGCACTCAGTGTCGATAATCTTTTTATTTTCGCGTTGATCATGGGTTCCTTTAAGATCCCAAGAAAATACCAGCAAAAGGTTCTCCTCATTGGTATTGCTTTAGCGCTAGTGTTCCGACTCATCTTTATCTTGCTGGGTGCGGCGGTGATCCATGCGTGGTCAGATGTTTTCTACCTGTTCGGAATTTTCCTGCTTTATACCGCCATCAAGCTGATCTGGAATGAAGTCAACGACACGCCAGAAACAGATCCCCAAGACATGAAAGTCATTATTTGGCTAAGAAAAGTCATTCCAGTTACTGAGAATTACCATGCAGATAAACTAGCTCTGCGTTTAGCGCCCGAAGCGGGCAAAAGCCGAGGGAAACTAGCACTGACCCCCTTGGTGGTGGCTTTGGTCGCTATTGGAATGGTTGATTTGATTTTTGCTTTGGATTCCATTCCGGCGATTTATGGAATTACCGTCGAACCGTATATTGTTTTTACAACAAACGCCTTTGCGCTCTTAGGTTTGCGGCAAATGTATTTCCTCTTAGATGGTCTTTTAGATCGCCTGGTCTATCTACCCTATGGTTTGGGGATAATTCTAGGGTTTATTGGCGTGAAATTGGTCCTGCACGCCCTCCATGAAAATAATATTCCGTTTATTAACGGTGGCCACGACGTCGCTGTCCCAGAAGTACCGACGGTCTTTTCTCTCATATTTATCCTCGTGGTACTCACTATTACCGTTATTGCTTCGGTAATTAAATCCAAACGGGATGAAGCTCAAGGCGCTATTGCACCCCAGTGGAATACTGCGAAAACCACCGGGGAGGATTGGCCCTCATCAGCTTAA
- a CDS encoding DNA translocase FtsK, with amino-acid sequence MSVKNAAAQRSRGYRESARDKTRPQGRSSYSTGSRTPATRSFDRGSGTPTSSFAVANRAAETSAERTGSAFKAVGQGIGVLFGSAARGVGSVTRGVSNKIRARDKNNNVYGGLEDPDDFLTPDPEPESEEELSAQPPHSESFFSWIDEHSDGLGLSLIGIAVVLGASVWFDVAGPVGEAIDTGAHFLIGAGALILPVALVVFAIALMLNKLRDIPHRAQGTLGVAIIVLAMLALIHVFAGNPIDSTGRGRAGGIIGAVIGGPLSLGFSTYLAVPILALVLVYGALKATGITTREFVNVIKELIQGSSSEEESDDDDRYGHVDFELEERAAGKDPSHTTAPTVAIPRRAPRRRSTSKSGVFQPASAQEQTTETGLFGATPAAAVYPENNNSAGGGEDPTVELSSDDPVAQTHQRWVASARAYQQSEHSDPVEHRDPREDSEQTTTPPTTPVAAPVSTPQPTLAKTVAQPKPTAEPGVLEEQGDDYQLPSSELLIPGEPPKQHSEVNDRIIDAITDVFREFKVNATVTGFSRGPTVTRYEVELGPGVKVSKITNLQSNLAYAVATDNVRLLTPIPGKSAVGIEVPNPDREMVRLGDVLNAAKTKANPDPMLVGLGKDIEGDFVCHSVQKMPHLLVAGSTGSGKSAFVNSLLVSLLTRSTPEDVRLILVDPKMVELTPYEGIPHLITPIITQPKKASAALQWLVEEMEQRYLDMKSARVRHIKDFNRKVKAGQVQAPAGSQREYRPYPFIVCVVDELADLMMTAPKEIEDSIVRITQKARAAGIHLVLATQRPSVDVVTGLIKTNVPSRLAFATSSLTDSRVILDQGGAEKLIGMGDGLFIAQGANKPVRLQGAFVTDEEIQAVVDQAKAQREPVYTEGVTDERVSESKRDIDEEIGKDMDDLLEAIELVVTSQMGSTSMLQRKLRVGFAKAGRLMDLMESRGIVGPSEGSKAREVLVKPEELETTIWMVKGADPAEAPKEVQAESAPETRVIEAGNNPSSGAF; translated from the coding sequence ATGTCTGTCAAGAATGCCGCTGCACAGCGTTCGAGAGGGTACCGAGAATCAGCGCGAGATAAAACGCGCCCCCAAGGACGCTCTTCCTATTCCACCGGGAGCCGAACTCCGGCTACCCGGTCTTTTGACCGTGGCAGCGGCACGCCGACATCCTCATTTGCAGTAGCGAACCGGGCTGCTGAGACCTCTGCGGAACGAACCGGAAGTGCTTTTAAAGCTGTCGGACAGGGGATAGGGGTGCTTTTTGGCTCCGCTGCACGCGGGGTAGGTAGCGTCACGAGAGGGGTAAGCAACAAAATTCGTGCCCGAGATAAAAACAACAATGTTTATGGTGGCCTCGAAGATCCTGATGATTTTCTCACCCCTGATCCAGAACCAGAAAGTGAAGAAGAACTATCGGCTCAACCGCCTCACTCAGAATCCTTTTTCTCCTGGATCGATGAGCACTCCGATGGCCTAGGTCTTAGCCTCATTGGAATAGCCGTTGTCTTAGGCGCATCCGTATGGTTCGACGTCGCAGGGCCAGTAGGCGAAGCCATTGACACCGGAGCTCATTTCCTCATCGGGGCAGGCGCCCTGATTCTTCCGGTGGCGCTCGTGGTCTTTGCTATCGCCCTCATGCTCAACAAACTTCGCGATATTCCGCATCGCGCCCAAGGCACCCTCGGTGTCGCCATTATTGTGTTGGCCATGCTGGCACTTATTCACGTTTTTGCTGGCAATCCAATTGACAGCACTGGCCGCGGCCGCGCCGGAGGCATAATCGGGGCGGTCATAGGCGGTCCCCTGTCTCTAGGATTTAGCACCTATTTGGCGGTCCCGATTCTGGCTTTGGTATTAGTCTATGGCGCACTCAAAGCCACAGGCATTACCACCCGAGAATTTGTCAACGTCATCAAAGAACTGATCCAAGGTTCCTCCTCAGAAGAGGAATCAGATGACGATGACCGTTACGGCCACGTGGATTTCGAATTAGAGGAACGTGCCGCTGGTAAGGATCCCTCCCACACCACCGCGCCCACAGTAGCTATACCGCGTCGAGCTCCCAGGCGTCGCTCCACCTCAAAAAGCGGGGTTTTTCAGCCGGCATCTGCCCAGGAGCAGACAACTGAAACTGGATTATTCGGGGCGACGCCAGCTGCCGCGGTTTATCCCGAAAACAATAATTCTGCAGGTGGTGGGGAAGATCCCACAGTAGAGCTATCATCGGACGATCCCGTTGCCCAAACGCATCAACGCTGGGTGGCAAGCGCTCGTGCTTATCAGCAAAGTGAGCACTCGGATCCGGTGGAACACAGAGATCCGAGGGAGGATTCTGAGCAGACTACGACTCCGCCAACAACTCCTGTAGCTGCCCCAGTCTCGACACCCCAGCCGACACTGGCAAAGACTGTTGCCCAACCTAAGCCCACGGCTGAGCCCGGCGTCCTGGAGGAACAAGGTGATGATTATCAATTGCCAAGTTCGGAGTTGCTGATCCCTGGCGAACCGCCGAAGCAACACTCTGAGGTGAACGATCGGATTATTGACGCTATTACCGATGTATTCCGTGAGTTCAAGGTCAACGCTACTGTTACTGGATTTTCACGCGGGCCAACAGTGACCCGGTATGAGGTGGAATTAGGCCCTGGTGTGAAAGTTTCTAAGATCACCAACCTGCAATCCAACCTGGCTTATGCTGTTGCCACCGATAATGTTCGGCTTCTCACCCCGATTCCCGGGAAGTCTGCGGTTGGAATTGAGGTTCCTAATCCAGACCGTGAGATGGTGCGTCTTGGAGATGTTCTCAATGCAGCGAAAACTAAAGCAAACCCGGACCCCATGTTGGTGGGGTTGGGCAAAGACATTGAGGGCGACTTTGTGTGTCATTCAGTGCAGAAAATGCCGCATCTGTTGGTCGCAGGTTCCACCGGTTCCGGTAAGTCAGCCTTTGTGAACTCTCTGTTAGTTTCGCTCCTCACACGATCTACGCCTGAGGACGTTCGATTGATCCTTGTCGATCCAAAAATGGTGGAGTTGACTCCGTATGAGGGGATTCCTCATCTGATTACCCCTATTATCACGCAGCCGAAGAAAGCTAGCGCTGCTTTGCAGTGGTTGGTGGAGGAGATGGAGCAGCGGTATTTGGATATGAAGTCTGCGCGGGTGCGGCACATTAAAGACTTCAATCGCAAGGTTAAAGCCGGGCAGGTTCAAGCCCCGGCTGGTTCCCAGCGAGAATACCGGCCCTATCCTTTTATTGTTTGCGTTGTCGATGAGTTGGCTGACCTTATGATGACCGCGCCGAAGGAAATTGAGGATTCCATTGTTCGGATTACTCAGAAAGCTCGGGCTGCGGGAATCCACTTGGTGCTTGCTACTCAGCGGCCCTCAGTTGACGTGGTGACTGGTTTGATTAAGACCAATGTCCCCTCCCGGCTAGCTTTTGCTACGTCCTCGTTGACTGACTCTCGAGTCATCTTGGATCAGGGTGGAGCTGAAAAACTCATTGGAATGGGAGACGGGCTTTTTATTGCCCAGGGGGCTAATAAACCGGTGCGGTTGCAGGGTGCGTTTGTCACCGATGAAGAAATCCAGGCTGTGGTGGATCAGGCTAAGGCTCAGCGCGAACCGGTTTATACCGAGGGAGTAACCGATGAGCGTGTTTCCGAATCCAAGCGGGACATCGATGAAGAAATCGGTAAGGATATGGATGACCTACTTGAAGCTATCGAGCTTGTGGTCACCTCCCAAATGGGTTCGACGTCCATGCTGCAGCGGAAACTTCGAGTCGGTTTCGCCAAGGCTGGCCGTTTGATGGATCTCATGGAAAGCCGGGGTATTGTAGGGCCTTCCGAGGGGTCCAAAGCTCGAGAAGTCCTTGTTAAACCCGAGGAATTAGAAACCACTATCTGGATGGTTAAAGGCGCCGATCCAGCCGAAGCTCCCAAAGAGGTTCAGGCCGAGTCAGCACCTGAAACTCGGGTCATAGAAGCCGGAAATAATCCATCCTCTGGAGCTTTTTAA
- a CDS encoding TIGR03085 family metal-binding protein: protein MSFAATERERLADMLLRKGPSAPTLCEGWTTQDLAMHLFLRENRPDAAVAIFFPALASYERKVKESYQHLDYEELVNRWRRGPQRYNPIRFLDSLINTSEHFIHFEDVRRAEGDWEPREFSAAVNDSLVRILRLIGVRLLSQSAAPIHLVPTGYPPITAADTRRVAQRGDNGVHVFGDPGELLLFATGRDAVDIRIDGDANLITRSSL, encoded by the coding sequence ATGTCTTTTGCCGCTACCGAACGTGAACGTCTGGCTGATATGCTGCTGCGCAAAGGTCCGTCGGCCCCCACCTTGTGCGAAGGGTGGACCACCCAGGACTTAGCCATGCATCTTTTTCTTCGAGAAAATAGACCCGACGCCGCCGTGGCGATTTTCTTTCCCGCTCTTGCCTCCTACGAACGCAAGGTCAAAGAGTCCTATCAGCACCTTGACTATGAGGAATTGGTGAATCGCTGGCGGCGCGGCCCCCAACGTTATAACCCCATCCGATTTCTTGACTCACTCATCAACACTTCGGAACACTTCATTCATTTCGAAGATGTTCGCCGGGCTGAAGGAGACTGGGAGCCAAGAGAATTTTCTGCCGCGGTCAACGACTCATTGGTCAGGATTCTCCGTCTGATCGGGGTGCGGTTACTGTCTCAGAGCGCTGCCCCAATTCATCTGGTTCCCACCGGCTATCCGCCGATTACTGCCGCGGATACTCGTAGAGTTGCGCAGCGTGGCGACAACGGAGTCCACGTCTTCGGGGATCCAGGCGAGCTTCTGCTTTTTGCTACGGGGCGCGACGCCGTCGATATTCGCATTGACGGAGACGCCAACCTGATTACCAGGTCTAGTCTATAA